TTTAGCAGATAAACTACATTTAGCAAGATGCTACTCTTGAAGTTCGTTTGTTGTGATAGGCCTTTTTTGGCATGCTAAGCATTACTTATTCTGCTGTGGCATTTTATGGAGGCACGGGCTGCCTACAAATCGAATTTTGCATAAGGCACTTAACTCAGCTCTAGTGAGTTAATCTAACCCTGATTGCCCTGATCAGCATTAAATCGTACTACCTCAGTGGTTATCAGCTTGGTAAATTTTCTCATTTGTCTGTGCGTGCGCTcgggggagctgcaggctgtgaAGGGCTGTGGGCTGGGGGTATTGGCATTGAAAATTAAGAATGCAAAGTAAGAGCCACACTTTGGTAGGCAGGAGGTAGGTAATACCTGCACTTATTGTCAGAACTGAATTGGAttgaaattggaaaaaaaaaaaatctgtgttaTGACCAGTCCATACTTTTTAGTCAAAGGGCGGCTCTTAAAGGCTTCAGTTTTATTGAAAGGGAGAtttacattattacattattggtgAAATGATGGGGAATAGACCCGTTTTAATCCAAAACCCTGTGGACCTGCTTGGAGCAGGTTAGCTGTGCAGCGTAAATTACCATGACAATATATCCAATTTAAAAGTGATCTGCAATTAATAGGGTTGCCACTAACAATTGTTTTTCTATGATTTTATCTATCAGCTATCTTATCAATTGGTCAATTAATCTAATCGATTTTTAATTAACATTTTTAATCACCTATTAAGCCCATTCTAGTCaaaacattttctcaaacacTTTTTCAAAGGAGGTTCTAAGGTATCAGACAGACAAATTTATGGCTTTGCCTTTTCTGGCAgtccatcatccagaatagCACCTGTGAATTTCGTCTTTAACTTTAGCTGGCGCTGTGGTATGCCATAGAAACTTCGCATGGTGTAAAACCACCTTTCTGTTTTGTGATAATTTGAACTACTTCCATAATTACGTagtgatattaaaggaaaacatttcTTGTAGCgtttcagaaatccataatggtaatttcattaaaataataaaaaacaaacaacgcaTCAATTTAAAATATAACTTCAAGGAACCTCACTAAGCCAGTAATCCCATTTGGTACCCCTAGTGGTCTGTAAATTGCTCTATATCATAAGATTTCCTAAATATCTCTGCTGCAGCTTAACTGATTATTTGATGCATAGCCGTATGATTTCTCTGTTTACCTAGGTGGCTTACAAGTAGAGCTGTCATGATTAATCGATTTAAATGAGATTACTCAATTATTAAAATACATCAGTTAAAATTTACCTTCTTGCTAGCATAGCAATATGGCAGAAGGAAGACAGTGCTTAATGGATGAGGGTCGAAATAAAGAGCAAAAACCTCAGTTGCGTGGAAGTACTTCTCATTAAAAGTTAAGGTAAATGCATTTGACTGTCAGTATTGCAAAGCATAACTTAAATATAATCACAGGATGACGGCAATGCAAATACCTCTTCAAAGGAGACACTTGGGTATGATAGACTCACCCAGTAATGCAAGGTTAGCCATAGATATGTGCCATTCAGCCTCTTGGAGTAGCCTACCCTGTCTGTGTCATCACGTTCACTTAAATTATTTTGCTGAATTTCCTTTCCATGATTTCTGTATGGCAAAGTAATTGCTGTTAAACCAAAGGTTAGTCCCATGATTTAGCAACATCATCTTTTATGGAGTTACATATGGTGATTATGTACCATATTAACtaataattctttatttttttgtttatgtattttgtATCAGAGCTAAAAAGATTCACAGTGCGATATCTGTTTTTGCAATGTTTAGGAATTgaaaattaaattctatttgGCTATATAGTTatctaccaaaagattctgtcTAAGTTGGTCTTGCCGTGAGTTGTGCCaacaaatcatttatttttactcggtaTCGTGTTTGGAATACAAGATATTGCCAAACAGCGGaagatgaaataaataaaaataatggatttttattgttattgtcttTATTAACATTCAGATTTCAGTTATTCAGTGGTCACGTGGTTCACAGAAACTCTTTCTGTATCATGTCTGTTGAAACCCTCCAGTGTCTTCAGTGGAAGGATGGTGATTTATATAAAgacaagagaaaataattgatcACCCTGGACATTGCAGTGTCAATTTTGTGAtgtacgtgttttttttttgcaataccaCCGCAGAACAGTAGAATAATGGACATAGTGCCACCTCTTCCCTTTCTCCTCAGCCAGGTGTCACTGGATAATTAGCCTCACAGATGAGATCTACACTCAGACACTTCTTGATTAATTGCTAGATTACTCGATTATTGATATAATCGATAGTGATAACCCTACTTAAGATTACAAGAGCtgaaaattaatttatttggaTTTGGAATACACATTCTCTTGCATGGTTGCTGATGCTTATCAAGTTTCCCTTTGTCACCATATTAGTTTTCAACACACAActaatttggttacttataaAGGTAGCACTGTAGAGGTAGTAAGCAATCCTTGTCACCCTTATACATATAGAGGATTTCTTCAATGAAGCAATAAGTTTCACTTCATGTTTGCTCTTTTGGTGTAACCGATAATTTTCAAACGATACTGTTTATTTCTAACTATAAATGGAATATTTTATCCCATAATGTTTCTTGTTTGTCATTACACTTTTTTTAAACTCTTTAAATCAAAGattgacattttaaaatactgtatTTCGATATACAGAGGGTGTTGCAGTCAGGGAACAGAATAGTAATCATGGTACATTCCCTTCTGTCATTTGGGTGCTGGTATTGAAAGTGGAACAGCAGATGAATGGAATtgaaaaatatattgtgagCTGTAAGTGCAAGCAGGTTGTATGATCTCTGAAGTTGCGTGTGAAGGCAGTttgaggaaaaaaattaaacaagccAGTGGTGAATGCATTGGAAAACGAGATTATATGTATTGCTATGTTgtgctgtttcttttttttatattatgatGTGAACATGATGACTTTCCCTTTTGTTAAAATGCTGGATTTGATCATTAATTAGGCTAGATTAAGTATATCCAATAtgaagctgatttttttttttttttttttacagcactCTCCATGCTATACGTTAAAAAGTTCTAGCTACTTTCAGTTCATTCGAGTTTTACAATATTTTCCTACACTTTGTGCTGGAGGATTAAATGTTTGGATAatcttaattattttttttttttgattatttACATAAATCACGAAGTATTTGTACTTAAAAATAAAGCACTTCTCATTTTTAAAAGACTTTTGTTTAGGTATTTTGGAATTTGATGACAGACTCACTTCCATTCAGTGTAGTACACTTTTTTGTCTTATTTTTTAATGGTTAATAGTCGATTAACACATAGTAATTATCGGTGACAAAAAATCTAAATGGACATCTGTAGTAGGAACAGAACCTGGTCAGTAGGTGATGCATGTCTGCATTTAGGTTGTCTGCCTCAGAATAAATGTAAACTATATTACTCATATCTTTCCTGCCACTGCTGTTTCTGTGGCTACTTGCTCTCCTCCTGCATGCTGGAAAAATGGATACGCTCCTGCTGCAGACTTTGCTGTCCTTGGGGATTCAGTGCTTACTTCACTTGCACCTATGACTGAGCTGAGTTTGCTGTTTCTGGCTTGATCTTAAGGTTGACACATCTTGAACTTCCAGATGCAGTCAGTACCGCTTCTAATTGACTACAGCAACCTCAAATTTACGTTGAACCCCTTTAACCCCTATTTGTGCTGGAAAAACACTGTTCTGTCATGTTTTCCATATTGTCTTTACTcgtattaaaaaaaacagaccaAACTGCTCAACATTTTGCTGCTTTCTTAATGGCTCACATTTGAGCACACAGTCATGTTTGTGAGGATCCAGCCCGCCCTCGGCCACGCGGTGCCATTGTTGTCTAACAGTCTCCACAATCCCTTCTCAGCGGCGGCTGCCCACAGGTTAAACCTGTTCTACCTTGCCAACGATGTGATCCAGAACTGCAAGAGGAAAAACGCCATTGTGTACCGCACATCCTTTGCTGAGGTGCTTCCGCAGGCAGCTCTACTGGTGCGGTAAGTGCTTCACTTGCTGCTTCCACTGCTGCCTTGCTGCACATCCCCGGCTAACATAAAGTCGAAGACATATTAAATGTATAGAAACATGGAGTACCATGTGTACTGGGAATGTCCTGTAGCTCACTGTGTACAACGTCGACTTGTTAATGGCAGGGAGTCAAAGGTGCGCAGGTCTGTGGAGAGGATCCTGACTATCTGGTCCGAGAGGAACATCTACCCCCAGGAGCTGATCTCGGACCTTAGAGCCAGCCTGGCTAACAAAGGGACCCCTGCAGGTTGGTGTGACAACAGCAAAAAAGAAGTCCTGTTTATATTTAGGCTGCTCAGTTATACAAATCAGCTTAACTGTTGAAAAGACTAATATCACTACAAACTACAGCTGTCACAATTACTTGACTAAACTCGATTACTGCAGTTGTCTGTCAGTACTGCAAAGCAGAACTTGAATATCACCACAACACGACTGCAAAGCAAATACATCttagaagacattcaagttggggcggcatggtggtgcagtggttagcactgttgcctcacacctctgggccctgggttcgagtctctgccagggtcatgtgtgtggagtttgcatgttctccccatgtgagtgactggtatgtgagtgtgccctgcgattggctggccccccatccctgccttgtgcccattgcttctgggataggctccagaccccccgcgacccagtaggttaagcggtttggaaaatggttggatggaagacattcaagttagccaaatgtagaacttatCTACCTTTAACTTATCTACCAACAGTCTGTCAAATAACTTAGTGTTGCCGCGAGTTGTGGCCACAAACAAATCACTTGCTTTggctcattttcattttaaaatacaaaatattacAACGGAATATGAATGGCTTTTCGTGATATCTCTTCTTCCCTCATTTTTTGCTTAATTTCTCTCAAATACTCCATACAGTCtatgaatcatccatccatccatttttcaatggatcacacaccattcactctcacacgcacacctacgggcaatttagtaactccaattagcctcagcatgtttttggactgtggggggaaaccggagcacccggaggaaaccccacgacgacatggggagaacatgcaaactccacatacatgtgaccccagcagagactcgaacccggggcccagaggtgtgaggcaacagtgctaaccactgcaccaccatgccgcccccagtctATGAATCAGTCCAACAGAAAGGACAAAAATGATAAGGTTGTCTTGCAGATTGCGTGCtgtgctcatgcaaaagcagtggcAGTAAACTTGagaccgatttttttttttttttttttttttttttttccttcttcttaaaCTATACTGCGTATTGCCTCCTGCTTCTTGTCCTACAGTGCCAGTCAACCCCAAAGCCCCTCTAAAGGCCAAGATTGTAGCAGAATTTGTGGTAAGGTTCTTTCTTTTAAATGAAGGTTGCATATCTTAGCCCTGCCTTATCGTGCCTGTGCCCCCTGCAGTTTATCCCCCACTGTAATTGTGCCTTATGTACCTGTTGCAGCCACAGGCCTTCAGGCAGCAGCTTTCAGCATACAGGAGCTCACAGCAGGTGGCCGAGCTGAAGGAGAAGCAGCTGGCTGCCCTGAAAATGGACATCTGCAGCACCAACGCCTTTAAGAGGCTAAAGGGTGGGGCCTTTTCTCTCTTTCGTTCATGTGACAGCAGAGATGTTTATCGCACATTAAATTGCCACCGCAAGCTGTGATCTTTCTTTACAGTTCAGTCTGTTTGAGTAAGCTGTCTTTTTTGCCATGTGTTGTCCTTCAGACAAGGAAGGTGGTAAGAAGTTTTCCAGGGACTTTGagaatgataatagaaaagtacagGAGTTTGTGGGCTTCCTCGAACAGCAAGTGAAGGAAGGGCACCACCTGCTGGAGTGGATGAACAATGCAGATGTATTCTATGAAATGCAGTACAGGGAGGTCAAGATCATCGCAAAAGtaagtttccccccccccccccagtgcttaTTTGAGTAGATGAGTGACATTTAACATTAGCTGGAGACCAGCTAAAAGTAGTAAATGCAATGCGAGGTGTTCTGAATGGCCAACTTTGCACACATTGTCTAAGCTGAATCTTCCCAACAGGCCTACACTTCCTTTGCCAGCCGTGTTtcaaacctgaagcagaagctGGATGCTCTCAAGTCAACACTTCCGAATTTAGACAGCTCGCCTGTGCCCTCACCCTTGGAAGATGCGCCATCCCCCGCTGACTCTGAGTCACCTTCCCATGGCAACGGTGAGGCAGTGCCAGAGCCAGTGCCCAGGGATCGTGGGAGCCGCTGTGTCCTGGGAGGCGCCCTGTCAGCGGTTGGCCTTGCACATGGGCAGTGGGACAATAGGGATGTGGAAGACATGGAGCTGTGTGAGGGAGAGGAACCAGAGGGTACATCTATCATAGGTGAGTGGCTGGAGCACTCCGCTCCTAGGGCAGCTTAGGTATACAAGGAGAAATGCACCCCCAagcagaaaaagttgggaccaTATGGAAAATGCagataaaaagcagagattctgAAACTGACTTTTgtttcattgcagacagtagCACCGTAAGGTTTTGTCAGTAACTTCATTTGTTAATGTACATACATTTCTACATTTCAGGCCtgcaacacattccaaaaaaagttgtgacagtaaagcatttgccACTTTGTAATGTTGCAATTAAAAGATGCTTTGGCACGGAGGATACCAAGCAATGAAGCGTTTCAGgtgttaatttgtcccattcttcctgaaaATGCATCTTAAGGTGTTGAATAATAAGGGGTTGTCATTTTCTGTTTCAAAATTCTCAAAACAACTTTTCCTGGTTTGGGGTTGTATACTGTGGAGCCATCCTACAGGAGCTGCACAGATAGAGTTCACGGCAAGGTGGGGATGGGAATCGTTAAATTGATGTCGGTGCCGTCATCGATTCTTCTTATCCATCTGGTTCTTTATCAATTCCCTTATCAATTCCtaatcactgtaaaataatCAAATATTAATTTATCACTGATTGTAATTTTGTGGGCAGGTAATTAGACCTGGTTAgctacatataaaaaaaaaagttttcagcaCCATAAGCAGCTGTTGTGTTAGCTGTAGTGTGATATgaacaataaattaaaataaaaatattttggtaCGATAAGgctacccttataaaggggttaTCATGTTAAACGCACTTAAACTTACTGATGAAAGCATTTGACTACCAGTTCCTACCGAAAAGTTTTTTGCTCTGCTGTGGTGAAAGGATGCAAACCTTTCACCACAAACTCTCTCAGCCTGGTGGCACTTCTCattacattttgctgcctggaaAGCTAGCGTGAACGGGTTTTGTTTTTCCGTGCATGACTCAATTGCTGCCTCAGAGGAGTTATCGTTGCCGCCCTGCATGTCatcttctaaaatggatgaaacaCGTGTATACATAATTCGTTTATGTTTCAGAAAACGTGCCTGTAGGATAAGGCGCTGTAGTTAGTTACCCGTGATCACGGAGACCACGGAGCTTGCAATCGGCGGAGTGGCGAAAACATGacaatttttaaatgtaatgttATGTTGACAGCTTAATTGCATAAGCAAGTGTTACCACCCTTAGCAGTGACAACAGCTTTGCCTTGGTTGCACACTGCGCAATTGTTGTCCTTCTTTGTAAAATGTAGCCATGCCCTGGACCGCTTCACACGCTCCGTCATGTGGACTCCAAGTCGAGGCATGTGACGTCATTTCGTGTGACGCGAAAAGTCCGGATAAATCATTAGAAGAATCGGAGGCGTGCGATTCCGGTTCTTCGCAACAATAAGAACCGGTTCCAAATCGGATTCCCTTCTCTAGGGCACGGTCGGATCATGGTCCTGTGAGGCCTCTGTGCACCTGCCTATCGGGGTGTGCACCTGCAGGTACAATGCACATATCGCATGAAGAGTCTGGATTATGTTCCATTACTAAGGCTTTACGTTTTAGCTAGCTTGCTGTGTTGTGGCTTGTCTTTTGTTTATCACTAGTAACTGTCTAGCTGGGATGATAACCACAGCCACCACTGCTTGctaacaatacattaacatgtaTGCTAACATACTGTAATCTTTAATTTATAAACTGTGAATAAAGAAGCGCCCAACATTACATGTCATGGTTACACTCGTGCCAAGGGATTTAAATCATCACTAGTTGTGTTTTTGCTAGCTTGCTATGTTTTCATTTGTCAGGTCTTGAACTAGCTAGTATAATTGGCCTGTGTGTAAGTGACAGAGGGATGTCATTTTACTAAAAATTTGTCTTGGATACAAGTACACGAAATTAATGTAAGCTTTTGAATGACCACATGTTGTAGAGTAATGGTAGCCAGGATATAGGCAGATTAATGTCCTTCAATGTTCCTTTCTATTCTGAATTTACATTCTTATGAAGGTATACTGTAAAATGCCAATCAGCATATTGAGGGTGGGGGCCAATGACCATGATGTGAATCCTACACCACTGCGCATGTCGATTGGCCAAAGCCCCCACAACTTAACTGCTGAAGTATCCTCCTTTCAAGTTTGGACAGTACGTTTTGGTGCCCCGGGTGGTCAGTTCACAATGTGTAtgcggggggggagggcagcGTCAACGGCCCCTGTCAGTTCACTCTCATTGTATGTATAAAGGACCCCAGGGCCCTGGTGATTACCCTGTGCCTTATATCCTGACACAGGCTCCACTGGCGCGATCCATAACTTGCCGTGGTTCAGGGCTGCGTCTACAGTGTGATAGAACAAGGCCAAAATGTGAGCCTTAGATTGAAGCTGCTTTGATATGTCCATAGTTGAGCGGCATATGGAGAAGCCACTCCCCATGAGTGCTCAGATGTTACTGCCAGCCAGGGCGGCTAAAAGCACACATGAAGCTCTGCCTCCCAGTGCCCCTGCACTGACAGCGCCCCTCAGCCTAGCCAACGTGGACCTGGGCAAGATCAGCTCCATCCTCAGCAGCCTCACCTCTGCCATGAAGGGTGCTGGTGAGATCTCGCTCTCTTCCTcgtgcccccccctccatagtctgctagcctgaataAACTTCTGTTTATGACCAATTTCTAAACATGCATGTtttagaatatatatatatatatatatatatatatatatatatatatatatatatatatatatatatatatatatatatatatatatatatatatatatatataatagaaattattttactttttttttgttatatctAGACCTCATTATATAATACACAAATCATCAAAGTTATGCCCCTGTATGTACAAAGTTACTACCGTGCTCATTGGCAGCATGACATTTTGGatccatttttaaaaatgcaaaattagtGGCACTGAAAAGTTTAAGTTATTGCGAGAAATGCAATATTCCACGGTTACAAAGATGGCTAACACATGAGTAAGGCTGGTTGCTGAGACAAAGAAGTGCCAAGCCAAtcctttaatgttaaaatatacagtatgtatttaCACTAACAAATTAGGGAATATTATATGATTTCGTGTGATCTTAAGTTGTTTTCAATATTGTTTTTGATTTATGTATCATGGTCCTGTTTCTGTGACCTTTCAGCAGGCTCCAAAAATACTCCTGTTTAATTGTTCATAGACAATCTCGAATAAGTGAATCCGTGAATGTCAAGTCTATGAATGTGAaggggtgtatgtgtgtcttgcTATTAATTTCTTTAAAGATATGCTGTCATTCTCTTTCAGGAATGGGTTCTGTCCCTCTCCAGAGCCCCCATTCTGCTCGTGGCCCTGCCCCCGcccctgcagcaggtggctcccTGGCCAGCCTGCTGTCCCGCGTGGACACCAGCCCCCAGGGCCTCCTGAGCGCCCTCTCCAGGACACAGGGCCGTGGTGCCGAGCTGCAGGGTGAGTGCATGCCTCTCCTGTCCTTTCAGGAGGGGTCTTTTCCACACTTTGCTTTGTGGCTTTGTTGATGAGCAACATGTCTTCCACCTTGTCTCTCCTCAGATGTGCCGTCCCTTCAGCAGGTTCCAGCTGTGGGCTCCTCCCCTGTGGCCCCAAGCTCTGGGTCTGTGTCACCCCCAGTCAGCAGCAGCCACACTTCCCCTAAGGATTTGTGTTCCCCATCAGGTCGGGACTGTGCCAGGCCACTTGGCCTAGAACCCGGAGCCCCGGGTGACCAAGGCAAGGAGCAGGAGCCCAGCCCCGATGGGTCATCCCCTCCCTCAAATCTGGAAGCCAAAATACAAAAGTTCCTTCAAGGAAACCCTGGCTTTGCTCTGAATGGGTCAGCCTTGCGTGGGGGGAGCCCATTGCCTATCGCTGAGAACGCAGAAGGCACCCCCCTGCGTGACGAAGAGGGAGGAACGCCCACGCAGGACGAGGAGATGGAGCAGCCTGCCGCAGGGCTGGCCGGGCGAGGAGGTAGTGGCGCCCCTGCCTGGCGGGCAGAGTCCCAGCAGCATAGCCAGAGCATTGAGACGTGGGTTACCTCTGCTCCTAGCGTGGGGGCAGAAGCTGAATGCAGACAGGTGGGCATTTGGAGCAGCGGCTGCTCTGCGAAGGGTCTGTCCTCACTGGCTGCGCACACGGGACGGGGTGCTCCCCTACCTGTCCCAAAGCCCCCCTGTGAGGGAAGGCAGTCTGCAGCATGCACAGGTGAAGCCCCACCTCAGCATCCACCATCTGCTTTTTTCAGCAAGCCACTGCCTCCGATTCCCACACTGCCCCCACCACCCCTACAATTCCTTTCCCGTCCTGCCCAGGGCCAGAAGTACGGCAGACCTACTCCCCCTAGAACAGAGCAGAGAGCCTATGTGGGGGGTAGAAGCAGTGTGGTTCATGGAGGCCCTCCTCCCTGGATAGGCAGCGGTATGGAAAGTGGTCaggggtgccccccccctcccactgccCTCTCCTGGCCTAGGGTCCCCCCTTCCCAGTTACCTGCCCGGTCCCCCGGGCCCCTTCACCCTCCCTATGGAACACATTCTGGGCCTACTTTACTCCCACCCATGCGCTCTTATTTTAGTGCCCCCCCCAAAAGGGGGCCACCTGACACCCCCAGGCGACCTTTCTTACCCCATCAGCACTGATACTTTCGGTGAAACCTCTGAGTAAATGGATAATTAAAAAGATATATTTGGGTGGAGTGAGCAGAGTTGCAGGTTTAGCTCAGGAAGCCTCACTTAAGAATGAGTACTGCACACATTTAGTTCCTGTTATGCTGGACAGCCAATGGAAATGTCCTCCCACAGTGCCATTAAAAATTTCGAGTTGAAAAGCTTGGCACTTTTTAGATACATGTTTATCTTGgtcaattgggggggggggggtgtttaaacTCGCTTAGTCACACCCACAAACAGAGGCTTCATTGCATCTTTTCCAatgctgtttgtgtgtctgcagCTCTGAGGTGCTCTGATGTTGCGCTGCCACACCTGCATGTGTTGGCAGCACCAGGCTAATATAAAGTTCATCACTTACTAGCCAAACATGTGTGATTCAGCCTTATCCAGTTTGGCCCCTTTGTCTATGCCCTTCCCGTCAGGGCGATCTCCTGACTTTGAAAGAAACTGAGACAGAATGTGCAGTACTTGCGTGTTCACGTCAGACATGGTGAATTTGCACACCTGTTTCTCTGATTTTTATGAAAAGAATCATTCACTTTTATAGTCTCTCTAAAAATTGTTATTGCAATATAtaattgcattttaaatttattGATTCTCAGTCGTGCCTTTTCAGCAATTTCATAAGTATTTTTCTTGCCATCCACATTCATGCTCCAGCTGGCATCTGCATGCCTTTAAGCTGGTGTCATTACTGAAAGTGACAAATTGGTAGGAAAGTACAGTGAAATGCTGAAACAAGCCTCTTACTCCCTGCGTTAGTTGACTTAGGCATTTTGCAGAGTCGCTGATTGGTTCACGGTACAATTAAAGTGGCCCTATTCTAGTATGAGCCCCAGACAATGTAAATATCTGACACCATCATGCTGTATACTGAGTAGCTTTCCAGAGTGGTTGCTTTTTCCCTGCACAGAGCACATTTACAGTACTACAATAAAAAGGACCCTTGACAACCTGTGGCTTCAAACTCtttaggcttttttttttaatataaacacTAACAAAAATCTGGAAGCTGTAAAAAACGTGCTGGATCAAATGTGTCCacttttcatgtttttcatCTGTCTtccttttgttcccttcattgtTTGCACACATCTttgtcacaaacatacacacactgctTGTGTCGCTCCCGGCCAGTTCTGTTTACATCTCCCTCAGAACCTGTCACTGTTTGAGGTCAACAGTTTTTCCGTGTGAGGGTTCTTACAGCCACATGTGTTAAGCACCGTGTGCTTTTGTCTGCGCAACTTATATACAGCACTGATCAAAATTGAATGACATTCTTGTAGTTTACAAAGTGATTGCTTATGCAAATTTGCTGTTATCTTAACATGAATAGAGGAAATGTATTTTAATTGTACTTCAGTGAACACTA
The sequence above is drawn from the Brienomyrus brachyistius isolate T26 unplaced genomic scaffold, BBRACH_0.4 scaffold56, whole genome shotgun sequence genome and encodes:
- the LOC125724455 gene encoding regulation of nuclear pre-mRNA domain-containing protein 2-like isoform X1 yields the protein MAAESAAESCTSASSATFKSSLDRRFQAVSNTADSIQGLSAWCIENKKHYSLIVRHWMKWLKKSAAAHRLNLFYLANDVIQNCKRKNAIVYRTSFAEVLPQAALLVRESKVRRSVERILTIWSERNIYPQELISDLRASLANKGTPAVPVNPKAPLKAKIVAEFVPQAFRQQLSAYRSSQQVAELKEKQLAALKMDICSTNAFKRLKDKEGGKKFSRDFENDNRKVQEFVGFLEQQVKEGHHLLEWMNNADVFYEMQYREVKIIAKAYTSFASRVSNLKQKLDALKSTLPNLDSSPVPSPLEDAPSPADSESPSHGNGEAVPEPVPRDRGSRCVLGGALSAVGLAHGQWDNRDVEDMELCEGEEPEGTSIIVERHMEKPLPMSAQMLLPARAAKSTHEALPPSAPALTAPLSLANVDLGKISSILSSLTSAMKGAGMGSVPLQSPHSARGPAPAPAAGGSLASLLSRVDTSPQGLLSALSRTQGRGAELQDVPSLQQVPAVGSSPVAPSSGSVSPPVSSSHTSPKDLCSPSGRDCARPLGLEPGAPGDQGKEQEPSPDGSSPPSNLEAKIQKFLQGNPGFALNGSALRGGSPLPIAENAEGTPLRDEEGGTPTQDEEMEQPAAGLAGRGGSGAPAWRAESQQHSQSIETWVTSAPSVGAEAECRQVGIWSSGCSAKGLSSLAAHTGRGAPLPVPKPPCEGRQSAACTGEAPPQHPPSAFFSKPLPPIPTLPPPPLQFLSRPAQGQKYGRPTPPRTEQRAYVGGRSSVVHGGPPPWIGSGMESGQGCPPPPTALSWPRVPPSQLPARSPGPLHPPYGTHSGPTLLPPMRSYFSAPPKRGPPDTPRRPFLPHQH
- the LOC125724455 gene encoding regulation of nuclear pre-mRNA domain-containing protein 2-like isoform X2; the encoded protein is MAAESAAESCTSASSATFKSSLDRRFQAVSNTADSIQGLSAWCIENKKHYSLIVRHWMKWLKKSAAAHRLNLFYLANDVIQNCKRKNAIVYRTSFAEVLPQAALLVRESKVRRSVERILTIWSERNIYPQELISDLRASLANKGTPAVPVNPKAPLKAKIVAEFVPQAFRQQLSAYRSSQQVAELKEKQLAALKMDICSTNAFKRLKDKEGGKKFSRDFENDNRKVQEFVGFLEQQVKEGHHLLEWMNNADVFYEMQYREVKIIAKAYTSFASRVSNLKQKLDALKSTLPNLDSSPVPSPLEDAPSPADSESPSHGNGEAVPEPVPRDRGSRCVLGGALSAVGLAHGQWDNRDVEDMELCEGEEPEGTSIIVERHMEKPLPMSAQMLLPARAAKSTHEALPPSAPALTAPLSLANVDLGKISSILSSLTSAMKGAGMGSVPLQSPHSARGPAPAPAAGGSLASLLSRVDTSPQGLLSALSRTQGRGAELQDVPSLQQVPAVGSSPVAPSSGSVSPPVSSSHTSPKDLCSPSGRDCARPLGLEPGAPGDQGKEQEPSPDGSSPPSNLEAKIQKFLQGNPGFALNGSALRGGSPLPIAENAEGTPLRDEEGGTPTQDEEMEQPAAGLAGRGGSGAPAWRAESQQHSQSIETWVTSAPSVGAEAECRQVGIWSSGCSAKGLSSLAAHTGRGAPLPVPKPPCEGRQSAACTGLQVPGQ